From Stenotrophomonas maltophilia, a single genomic window includes:
- a CDS encoding response regulator transcription factor, giving the protein MSAKRVLIVEDDAHIADLLRMHLGDEGYDVAHAASGDAGLRLLEQDGPWDALVLDVMLPGVDGLQVCQRARAMARYVPIIIISARGSETQRIVGLELGADDYLAKPFSMPELVARVRALLRRAEAMAQSARIDAGAIELGGLQLDPVARTASVEGTALELTPREFDLLLFFARHPDQVFARMELLNQVWGYQHDGYEHTVNTHINRLRSKIETDPANPRRLLTVWGRGYKLVDPAGAAA; this is encoded by the coding sequence ATGTCCGCCAAACGCGTGCTGATCGTTGAAGACGATGCCCACATCGCCGACCTGCTGCGCATGCATCTGGGCGATGAAGGCTATGACGTGGCCCACGCCGCCAGCGGCGATGCGGGACTGCGCCTGCTTGAACAGGACGGCCCGTGGGATGCGCTGGTGCTGGACGTGATGCTGCCCGGCGTGGACGGCCTGCAGGTGTGCCAGCGCGCACGCGCGATGGCGCGTTATGTGCCGATCATCATCATCAGTGCACGTGGCAGTGAAACCCAGCGCATCGTCGGCCTGGAACTGGGTGCGGACGACTACCTGGCCAAACCCTTCTCGATGCCGGAACTGGTGGCACGGGTGCGCGCGCTGCTGCGCCGCGCCGAGGCGATGGCGCAGAGCGCCCGCATCGATGCCGGCGCGATCGAACTGGGCGGGCTGCAGCTGGACCCGGTTGCACGCACCGCGTCGGTGGAGGGCACTGCGCTGGAACTGACCCCGCGCGAATTCGACCTGCTGCTGTTCTTCGCCCGTCATCCGGACCAGGTGTTCGCGCGCATGGAACTGCTCAACCAGGTCTGGGGCTATCAGCACGATGGCTACGAGCACACGGTCAACACCCATATCAACCGGCTGCGCAGCAAGATTGAAACCGACCCGGCCAATCCGCGGCGGCTGCTGACGGTGTGGGGACGCGGCTACAAGCTGGTCGATCCGGCCGGGGCGGCGGCATGA